One segment of Setaria viridis chromosome 4, Setaria_viridis_v4.0, whole genome shotgun sequence DNA contains the following:
- the LOC117852172 gene encoding stromal processing peptidase, chloroplastic isoform X1: protein MASSPFPPVAAAAASAPPRLAPRHPFAAAAAARRSSLSFRPAARRPALPLRSSAAAANPLRCAHRRAVSPRSRRRAQGFGAASASASDSAASTWGAAAGRDGCLSCFPKSRRGRSGLARFAPCALPHASGLSFRSRLSGAKVRPSHILHAAGPDEPHVASPTWSETSLDKPDLDHAISKEELEDVLNTPLPEHPKLIRGQLKNGLRYLILPNKVPANRFEAHMEVHVGSIDEEEDEQGIAHMIEHVAFLGSKKREKLLGTGARSNAYTDFHHTVFHIHSPTKTKEYGEDLLPSVLDALNEIAFHPKFSSSRVEKERRAILSELQMMNTIEYRVDCQLLQHLHSENKLSNRFPIGLEEQIHKWDPDKIRRFHERWYYPANATLYLVGEIDDIPRAMREIEAVFEHTLSENEGNPVPSGSPFGAMASLFAPKLPGGFAANLTGEKSPTTDKIKPIKRERQAVRPPVEHKWSLPGVAQDAKPPAIFQHELIQSFSINMFCKIPVSKVQTYKDLRSVLMKRIFLSALHFRINTRYKSSNPPFTSVELDHSDSGREGCTVTTLTVTAEPENWRSAIKVAVHEVRRLKEFGVTMGEMTRYMDALIKDSEQLAMMIDSVPSVDNLDFIMESDALGHTVMDQLQGHESLLAVAETVTLEEVNTVGAEVLEFISDFGKPNAPLPAAIVACVPKKVHIDGVGETDFEIYPDGITEAIKAGLGEPIYPEPELEVPKELITQSELNKLKLQHKPSFVPLTEEEDVVKVFDTETGIAQRRLSNGISINYKITQNEARVGVMRLIVGGGRATEDSESKGSVIVGVRTLSEGGCVGNFSREQVELFCVNNLINCSLESNEEFIFMEFRFALRDNGMRAAFQLLHMVLEHNVWLEDAFDRATQLYLSYYRSIPKSLERSTAHKLMLAMLNHDERFVEPSPHSLQKLTLQSVKDAVMNQFVGSNMEVSIVGDFTEEEVESCVLDYLGTVRAASSPNTEERIEKISFRPFPSDLHFQQVYIKDTDERACAYIAGPAPNRWGFATEGNDLFNVIRRSGADAEISEPVNLDLTGKKHIDVRSHPLFFGITLSLLAEIINSRLFTTVRDSMGLTYDVSFELNLFDKLDLGWYVIAVTSTPSKVHKAVDACKGVLRGLHSSRIVERELDRAKRTLLMKHEAETKTNAYWLGLLAHLQSSSVPRKDVSCIKELTTLYESATIEDLYLAYEHLKVDDSSLFACIGIAGAESGEDTNDDEADMDLHGMAPMGGRGLSTMTRPTT, encoded by the exons AtggcctcctctcccttcccgcccgtcgcggcggcggcggcctccgcgccgccgcgcctggCCCCGCGCcaccccttcgccgccgccgccgccgcgcgccgctcctccctctcgttccgccccgccgcgcgccggcccGCCCTCCCGctccgctcctccgccgccgcggctaaCCCCCTCCGCTGCGCGCACCGCCGCGCCGTCTCGCCCAG GTCGAGGAGGCGAGCGCAAGGCTTcggcgcggcgtcggcgtccgcgtCGGATTCAGCGGCGTCCACTTGGGGTGCCGCCGCGGGGAGGGACGGGTGCCTCTCGTGCTTCCCCAAGAGCAGGCGCGGCCGGTCGGGGCTCGCGAGGTTCGCGCCGTGCGCGCTCCCGCACGCGTCGGGGCTTTCGTTTCGCAGCAGGTTGAGCGGGGCTAAG GTCAGGCCTAGTCATATATTACATGCTGCTGGACCTGACGAGCCACATGTTGCAAGTCCAACATGGTCTGAAACTTCCCTTGATAAACCTGATCTGGATCATGCTATTAGTAAGGAAGAGCTTGAAGATGTTCTCAACACTCCGCTTCCTGAACACCCAAAGCTAATTCGGGGCCAATTGAAGAATGGCCTTCGGTATCTTATTTTACCAAACAAAGTTCCTGCAAACAG GTTTGAAGCTCACATGGAAGTCCATGTTGGATCAattgacgaggaggaggacgagcaggGAATTGCACATATGATTGAACATGTTGCATTTCTTGGCAGTAAAAAGCGTGAAAAACTATTGGGAACTGGTGCAAGGTCTAATGCGTATACGGACTTCCACCATACAGTGTTCCATATCCACTCCCCAACTAAAACAAAG GAATATGGTGAAGACTTACTACCTTCTGTGCTGGATGCATTGAATGAG ATAGCTTTTCATCCAAAGTTCTCTTCATCTCGTGttgagaaggagaggagagcaATTCTTTCTGAGCTCCAGATGATGAACACAATCGAGTATCGTGTTGATTGTCAG TTGTTGCAACATCTGCACTCAGAAAACAAACTGAGCAACAGATTTCCTATTGGACTTGAAGAGCAAATACATAAATGGGATCCAGATAAGATCCGCAGATTTCATGAGCGCTGGTACTATCCTGCTAATGCCACTTTATATCTGGTGGGAGAAATTGATGATATTCCTAGAGCTATGCGAGAAATAGAG GCTGTCTTCGAACATACTCTTTCAGAAAATGAAGGAAACCCTGTACCGAGTGGTAGTCCATTTGGTGCTATGGCAAGCCTTTTTGCACCAAAGCTCCCAGGTGGATTTGCTGCAAACCTAACTGGTGAGAAATCACCTACCACAGATAAAATAAAGCCTATAAAGAGGGAAAGACAAGCAGTTAGACCACCTGTGGAGCATAAGTGGTCCCTTCCTGGAGTTGCTCAGGATGCCAAGCCCCCAGCAATTTTTCAGCATGAGTTAATTCAAAGTTTCTCTATCAACATGTTCTGTAAG ATACCTGTTAGCAAAGTTCAGACCTACAAGGACCTGCGTAGTGTACTCATGAAAAGGATATTTTTGTCTGCCCTACATTTTCGAATTAATACAAGATACAAG AGCTCAAACCCTCCTTTTACGTCCGTTGAGCTGGACCACAGTGACTCAGGAAGAGAAGGGTGCACGGTCACTACTCTTACAGTAACTGCTGAACCCGAGAACTGGAGAAGTGCAATCAAAGTTGCTGTTCACGAG GTGCGGAGGCTGAAAGAATTTGGTGTTACAATGGGAGAAATGACCCGTTACATGGATGCACTAATCAAAGATAGTGAGCAGCTGGCTATGATGATTGACAGTGTTCCCTCAGTCGACAACTTGGACTTTATCATGGAGAGTGATGCACTTGGCCATACTGTTATGGATCAGTTGCAGGGACATGAAAGTTTGCTTGCAGTTGCTGAAACTGTCACCCTTGAAGAG GTCAACACTGTTGGCGCAGAAGTATTGGAATTCATTTCGGATTTTGGAAAACCCAATGCTCCCCTTCCTGCTGCTATTGTGgcctgtgtccccaaaaagGTGCATATTGATGGCGTAGGTGAAACTGATTTTGAGATATATCCAGACGGAATCACTGAGGCTATCAAGGCAGGCCTTGGCGAACCTATTTACCCAGAGCCTGAG CTTGAAGTGCCAAAGGAATTGATTACTCAATCAGAGCTCAATAAACTGAAATTGCAACACAAACCGTCATTCGTTCCTTTAACCGAAGAAGAGGATGTGGTGAAAGTGTTTGACACTGAAACTGGTATAGCACAGCGCCGTCTTTCTAATGGAATTTCCATCAACTACAAG ATCACGCAAAATGAAGCAAGGGTTGGTGTTATGCGGCTGATAGTAGGCGGAGGGAGAGCAACGGAAGATTCTGAGTCAAAGGGATCTGTCATTGTTGGTGTTCGTACCCTGAGTGAAGGTGGCTGTGTTGGTAACTTTTCAAGGGAACAG GTTGAACTTTTCTGCGTGAATAATCTTATCAACTGCTCCCTGGAATCCAATGAGGAATTCATATTTATGGAATTTAGATTCGCTTTAAGAGACAATGGCATGCGTGCTGCTTTCCAACTCCTCCACATGGTCCTTGAG CATAATGTGTGGCTAGAAGATGCATTTGATAGAGCCACTCAGTTATATCTGTCCTACTATCGCTCTATCCCCAAAAGTTTGGAACGTTCTACAGCTCATAAGCTTATGTTGGCCATGCTAAACCATGACGAAAGGTTTGTAGAGCCATCACCACATTCATTGCAGAAGTTGACTCTTCAGTCAGTTAAAGATGCTGTGATGAACCAGTTTGTGGGTAGCAACATGGAG GTCAGCATTGTTGGTGATTTCACTGAAGAAGAAGTAGAATCTTGTGTACTTGATTATCTTGGAACTGTGAGGGCTGCAAGTTCTCCAAACACAGAGGAGCGTATTGAAAAGATTTCCTTCCGACCATTTCCATCAGATCTGCATTTCCAGCAA GTTTATATAAAGGACACAGATGAGAGAGCCTGTGCGTATATTGCAGGCCCTGCACCTAATCGTTGGGGATTCGCTACTGAAGGAAATGACCTGTTTAATGTCATTCGGAGATCTGGTGCTGATG CAGAAATATCCGAACCAGTAAACTTGGATCTAACAGGGAAGAAACACATTGATGTTCGTAGCCATCCTCTTTTCTTCGGCATCACTTTGAGTCTGCTTGCTGAAATTATCAATTCTAG GCTATTTACAACAGTTCGAGATTCCATGGGATTAACATATGATGTTTCTTTTGAATTAAACCTTTTTGACAAATTGGATCTTGGTTGGTATGTGATCGCGGTCACTTCAACTCCAAGCAAG GTCCATAAAGCTGTTGATGCATGCAAAGGTGTCCTGAGAGGATTACATAGTAGCCGAATTGTGGAAAGGGAGCTCGACCGG GCAAAGAGGACGCTATTGATGAAACACGAGGCTGAGACAAAGACAAATGCCTACTGGCTTGGTTTGCTAGCCCATCTACAGTCTTCATCTGTGCCAAGAAAG GACGTATCATGTATCAAGGAATTGACGACATTATATGAAAGCGCCACAATCGAGGATTTGTATCTTGCATATGAGCATCTGAAAGTTGACGATTCTTCTTTGTTTGCTTGCATTGGAATTGCTGGTGCTGAATCTGGTGAAGATACAAATG ATGATGAGGCTGATATGGATCTTCATGGCATGGCTCCCATGGGAGGCCGGGGTCTTTCAACAATGACCAGACCGACCACATGA
- the LOC117851367 gene encoding peroxiredoxin-2E-1, chloroplastic yields the protein MATSALATLSATAATAAGKRLLLSRPTTSLAFTSRRLAAAGPLRTRGFLGAPIRPAASSASAPAAAKTIAVGDRLPDATLSYFDSPDGELKTVTVRDLTAGKKVVLFAVPGAFTPTCTQKHLPGFVAKAGELRAKGVDAVACVSVNDAFVMRAWKESLGVGDEVLLLSDGNGELARAMGVELDLSDKPVGLGVRSRRYALLAEDGVVKVLNLEEGGAFTNSSAEDMLKAL from the coding sequence atGGCCACCTCCGCCCTCGCCAcgctctccgccaccgccgccaccgccgccggcaagcgcctcctcctctcgcgcCCCACCACCTCCCTCGCCTTCACCTCCCGCCGCCTAGCCGCCGCGGGCCCCCTCCGCACCCGCGGGTTCCTCGGGGCTCCAATCCGGCCCGCGGCGTCGTCCGCAtcggcccccgcggcggcgaagACCATCGCGGTCGGGGACCGTCTCCCCGACGCGACGCTCTCCTACTTCGACTCCCCCGACGGCGAGCTGAAGACGGTGACGGTGCGGGACCTGACGGCGGGTAAGAAGGTGGTGCTCTTCGCGGTGCCCGGCGCGTTCACGCCCACCTGCACCCAGAAGCACCTCCCGGGGTTCGTCGCCAAGGCCGGGGAGCTCCGCGCCAAGGGGGTGGACGCCGTCGCCTGCGTCTCCGTCAACGACGCCTTCGTGATGCGCGCCTGGAAGGAGAGCCTTGGGGTCGGGGACGAGGTGCTGCTCCTGTCCGACGGGAACGGGGAGCTGGCGCGCGCCATGGGCGTCGAGCTCGACCTCTCCGACAAACCCGTCGGGCTCGGCGTTCGGTCCCGGCGGTACGCGCTGCTGGCCGAGGACGGGGTGGTCAAGGTGCTCAACCTCGAGGAGGGCGGCGCCTTCACCAACAGCAGCGCCGAAGACATGCTCAAGGCGCTCTGA
- the LOC117852172 gene encoding stromal processing peptidase, chloroplastic isoform X2 produces the protein MASSPFPPVAAAAASAPPRLAPRHPFAAAAAARRSSLSFRPAARRPALPLRSSAAAANPLRCAHRRAVSPRSRRRAQGFGAASASASDSAASTWGAAAGRDGCLSCFPKSRRGRSGLARFAPCALPHASGLSFRSRLSGAKVRPSHILHAAGPDEPHVASPTWSETSLDKPDLDHAISKEELEDVLNTPLPEHPKLIRGQLKNGLRYLILPNKVPANRFEAHMEVHVGSIDEEEDEQGIAHMIEHVAFLGSKKREKLLGTGARSNAYTDFHHTVFHIHSPTKTKEYGEDLLPSVLDALNEIAFHPKFSSSRVEKERRAILSELQMMNTIEYRVDCQLLQHLHSENKLSNRFPIGLEEQIHKWDPDKIRRFHERWYYPANATLYLVGEIDDIPRAMREIEAVFEHTLSENEGNPVPSGSPFGAMASLFAPKLPGGFAANLTGEKSPTTDKIKPIKRERQAVRPPVEHKWSLPGVAQDAKPPAIFQHELIQSFSINMFCKIPVSKVQTYKDLRSVLMKRIFLSALHFRINTRYKSSNPPFTSVELDHSDSGREGCTVTTLTVTAEPENWRSAIKVAVHEVRRLKEFGVTMGEMTRYMDALIKDSEQLAMMIDSVPSVDNLDFIMESDALGHTVMDQLQGHESLLAVAETVTLEEVNTVGAEVLEFISDFGKPNAPLPAAIVACVPKKVHIDGVGETDFEIYPDGITEAIKAGLGEPIYPEPELEVPKELITQSELNKLKLQHKPSFVPLTEEEDVVKVFDTETGIAQRRLSNGISINYKITQNEARVGVMRLIVGGGRATEDSESKGSVIVGVRTLSEGGCVGNFSREQVELFCVNNLINCSLESNEEFIFMEFRFALRDNGMRAAFQLLHMVLEHNVWLEDAFDRATQLYLSYYRSIPKSLERSTAHKLMLAMLNHDERFVEPSPHSLQKLTLQSVKDAVMNQFVGSNMEVSIVGDFTEEEVESCVLDYLGTVRAASSPNTEERIEKISFRPFPSDLHFQQVYIKDTDERACAYIAGPAPNRWGFATEGNDLFNVIRRSGADEISEPVNLDLTGKKHIDVRSHPLFFGITLSLLAEIINSRLFTTVRDSMGLTYDVSFELNLFDKLDLGWYVIAVTSTPSKVHKAVDACKGVLRGLHSSRIVERELDRAKRTLLMKHEAETKTNAYWLGLLAHLQSSSVPRKDVSCIKELTTLYESATIEDLYLAYEHLKVDDSSLFACIGIAGAESGEDTNDDEADMDLHGMAPMGGRGLSTMTRPTT, from the exons AtggcctcctctcccttcccgcccgtcgcggcggcggcggcctccgcgccgccgcgcctggCCCCGCGCcaccccttcgccgccgccgccgccgcgcgccgctcctccctctcgttccgccccgccgcgcgccggcccGCCCTCCCGctccgctcctccgccgccgcggctaaCCCCCTCCGCTGCGCGCACCGCCGCGCCGTCTCGCCCAG GTCGAGGAGGCGAGCGCAAGGCTTcggcgcggcgtcggcgtccgcgtCGGATTCAGCGGCGTCCACTTGGGGTGCCGCCGCGGGGAGGGACGGGTGCCTCTCGTGCTTCCCCAAGAGCAGGCGCGGCCGGTCGGGGCTCGCGAGGTTCGCGCCGTGCGCGCTCCCGCACGCGTCGGGGCTTTCGTTTCGCAGCAGGTTGAGCGGGGCTAAG GTCAGGCCTAGTCATATATTACATGCTGCTGGACCTGACGAGCCACATGTTGCAAGTCCAACATGGTCTGAAACTTCCCTTGATAAACCTGATCTGGATCATGCTATTAGTAAGGAAGAGCTTGAAGATGTTCTCAACACTCCGCTTCCTGAACACCCAAAGCTAATTCGGGGCCAATTGAAGAATGGCCTTCGGTATCTTATTTTACCAAACAAAGTTCCTGCAAACAG GTTTGAAGCTCACATGGAAGTCCATGTTGGATCAattgacgaggaggaggacgagcaggGAATTGCACATATGATTGAACATGTTGCATTTCTTGGCAGTAAAAAGCGTGAAAAACTATTGGGAACTGGTGCAAGGTCTAATGCGTATACGGACTTCCACCATACAGTGTTCCATATCCACTCCCCAACTAAAACAAAG GAATATGGTGAAGACTTACTACCTTCTGTGCTGGATGCATTGAATGAG ATAGCTTTTCATCCAAAGTTCTCTTCATCTCGTGttgagaaggagaggagagcaATTCTTTCTGAGCTCCAGATGATGAACACAATCGAGTATCGTGTTGATTGTCAG TTGTTGCAACATCTGCACTCAGAAAACAAACTGAGCAACAGATTTCCTATTGGACTTGAAGAGCAAATACATAAATGGGATCCAGATAAGATCCGCAGATTTCATGAGCGCTGGTACTATCCTGCTAATGCCACTTTATATCTGGTGGGAGAAATTGATGATATTCCTAGAGCTATGCGAGAAATAGAG GCTGTCTTCGAACATACTCTTTCAGAAAATGAAGGAAACCCTGTACCGAGTGGTAGTCCATTTGGTGCTATGGCAAGCCTTTTTGCACCAAAGCTCCCAGGTGGATTTGCTGCAAACCTAACTGGTGAGAAATCACCTACCACAGATAAAATAAAGCCTATAAAGAGGGAAAGACAAGCAGTTAGACCACCTGTGGAGCATAAGTGGTCCCTTCCTGGAGTTGCTCAGGATGCCAAGCCCCCAGCAATTTTTCAGCATGAGTTAATTCAAAGTTTCTCTATCAACATGTTCTGTAAG ATACCTGTTAGCAAAGTTCAGACCTACAAGGACCTGCGTAGTGTACTCATGAAAAGGATATTTTTGTCTGCCCTACATTTTCGAATTAATACAAGATACAAG AGCTCAAACCCTCCTTTTACGTCCGTTGAGCTGGACCACAGTGACTCAGGAAGAGAAGGGTGCACGGTCACTACTCTTACAGTAACTGCTGAACCCGAGAACTGGAGAAGTGCAATCAAAGTTGCTGTTCACGAG GTGCGGAGGCTGAAAGAATTTGGTGTTACAATGGGAGAAATGACCCGTTACATGGATGCACTAATCAAAGATAGTGAGCAGCTGGCTATGATGATTGACAGTGTTCCCTCAGTCGACAACTTGGACTTTATCATGGAGAGTGATGCACTTGGCCATACTGTTATGGATCAGTTGCAGGGACATGAAAGTTTGCTTGCAGTTGCTGAAACTGTCACCCTTGAAGAG GTCAACACTGTTGGCGCAGAAGTATTGGAATTCATTTCGGATTTTGGAAAACCCAATGCTCCCCTTCCTGCTGCTATTGTGgcctgtgtccccaaaaagGTGCATATTGATGGCGTAGGTGAAACTGATTTTGAGATATATCCAGACGGAATCACTGAGGCTATCAAGGCAGGCCTTGGCGAACCTATTTACCCAGAGCCTGAG CTTGAAGTGCCAAAGGAATTGATTACTCAATCAGAGCTCAATAAACTGAAATTGCAACACAAACCGTCATTCGTTCCTTTAACCGAAGAAGAGGATGTGGTGAAAGTGTTTGACACTGAAACTGGTATAGCACAGCGCCGTCTTTCTAATGGAATTTCCATCAACTACAAG ATCACGCAAAATGAAGCAAGGGTTGGTGTTATGCGGCTGATAGTAGGCGGAGGGAGAGCAACGGAAGATTCTGAGTCAAAGGGATCTGTCATTGTTGGTGTTCGTACCCTGAGTGAAGGTGGCTGTGTTGGTAACTTTTCAAGGGAACAG GTTGAACTTTTCTGCGTGAATAATCTTATCAACTGCTCCCTGGAATCCAATGAGGAATTCATATTTATGGAATTTAGATTCGCTTTAAGAGACAATGGCATGCGTGCTGCTTTCCAACTCCTCCACATGGTCCTTGAG CATAATGTGTGGCTAGAAGATGCATTTGATAGAGCCACTCAGTTATATCTGTCCTACTATCGCTCTATCCCCAAAAGTTTGGAACGTTCTACAGCTCATAAGCTTATGTTGGCCATGCTAAACCATGACGAAAGGTTTGTAGAGCCATCACCACATTCATTGCAGAAGTTGACTCTTCAGTCAGTTAAAGATGCTGTGATGAACCAGTTTGTGGGTAGCAACATGGAG GTCAGCATTGTTGGTGATTTCACTGAAGAAGAAGTAGAATCTTGTGTACTTGATTATCTTGGAACTGTGAGGGCTGCAAGTTCTCCAAACACAGAGGAGCGTATTGAAAAGATTTCCTTCCGACCATTTCCATCAGATCTGCATTTCCAGCAA GTTTATATAAAGGACACAGATGAGAGAGCCTGTGCGTATATTGCAGGCCCTGCACCTAATCGTTGGGGATTCGCTACTGAAGGAAATGACCTGTTTAATGTCATTCGGAGATCTGGTGCTGATG AAATATCCGAACCAGTAAACTTGGATCTAACAGGGAAGAAACACATTGATGTTCGTAGCCATCCTCTTTTCTTCGGCATCACTTTGAGTCTGCTTGCTGAAATTATCAATTCTAG GCTATTTACAACAGTTCGAGATTCCATGGGATTAACATATGATGTTTCTTTTGAATTAAACCTTTTTGACAAATTGGATCTTGGTTGGTATGTGATCGCGGTCACTTCAACTCCAAGCAAG GTCCATAAAGCTGTTGATGCATGCAAAGGTGTCCTGAGAGGATTACATAGTAGCCGAATTGTGGAAAGGGAGCTCGACCGG GCAAAGAGGACGCTATTGATGAAACACGAGGCTGAGACAAAGACAAATGCCTACTGGCTTGGTTTGCTAGCCCATCTACAGTCTTCATCTGTGCCAAGAAAG GACGTATCATGTATCAAGGAATTGACGACATTATATGAAAGCGCCACAATCGAGGATTTGTATCTTGCATATGAGCATCTGAAAGTTGACGATTCTTCTTTGTTTGCTTGCATTGGAATTGCTGGTGCTGAATCTGGTGAAGATACAAATG ATGATGAGGCTGATATGGATCTTCATGGCATGGCTCCCATGGGAGGCCGGGGTCTTTCAACAATGACCAGACCGACCACATGA